A stretch of the Candidatus Nealsonbacteria bacterium genome encodes the following:
- a CDS encoding RNA polymerase sigma factor, giving the protein MSDSTLTNKNDSTLVQAAEIPQKPNFKEVYTQYYRRILRYIQARTNSLEIAEDLTGKVFLKALESYRRFRMKEGPESPRFWLFRIAHNIVVSWQRKNVIRFIRLDEIDLHIPDNLVDIIEKKVKRTWLLQAIKNLISGQQLVIALIIFFGFKLKQIAKILDVTEGCVKTRKHKAIKVLRLAVSADRLDNNENNRGTLSIIDVIEAAKHVLDSGLPQTSAPLHQVFSLEVAKILEERGYRFPDILKVLSSLPEDFFKEIIKENPYTLKI; this is encoded by the coding sequence ATGTCGGACAGCACCTTAACAAATAAGAATGATAGCACTTTGGTACAAGCAGCTGAAATTCCACAGAAACCTAATTTTAAAGAAGTGTATACTCAGTACTACAGGCGTATTCTACGCTATATACAGGCAAGAACTAATAGCCTTGAGATCGCCGAAGATCTGACAGGAAAAGTATTTCTTAAAGCCCTTGAGAGCTACAGAAGATTTAGAATGAAAGAAGGCCCAGAATCGCCCAGATTTTGGCTTTTTCGCATAGCCCACAATATCGTTGTGAGTTGGCAAAGAAAAAACGTTATAAGGTTTATCAGGCTCGATGAAATTGATCTACATATTCCCGATAATCTCGTCGATATCATTGAGAAGAAAGTTAAACGCACTTGGCTCTTGCAGGCAATAAAGAATTTAATATCCGGGCAGCAATTAGTAATTGCTTTGATTATTTTCTTCGGTTTCAAACTAAAACAAATCGCTAAGATTTTAGACGTTACAGAGGGTTGTGTAAAAACAAGAAAGCATAAAGCCATCAAAGTTTTGAGGCTGGCAGTTTCAGCTGATAGACTCGACAATAACGAGAATAATAGAGGAACCCTTTCTATTATTGATGTAATTGAAGCTGCAAAGCATGTTTTGGACTCTGGGCTGCCGCAAACCTCAGCGCCATTACATCAAGTCTTTTCTCTTGAAGTGGCAAAGATCCTGGAAGAAAGAGGCTACCGATTTCCGGATATTCTTAAGGTTTTATCATCTTTACCGGAAGATTTTTTCAAAGAAATTATTAAAGAGAATCCATACACGCTGAAAATATAG
- a CDS encoding phenylalanine--tRNA ligase subunit alpha codes for MPNLKLLQKKIEKDLKEAKKLRQLENVFQKYLGKKGEITGILRSLKNLSQTKRIKTGKEANELKSIIKQKIEVKTKKIRSIERVAKETGWIDITIPGKKPLAGHLHPLTLVKRQVEEIFQAMGFSVVDGPEIETEWYNFDALNIPKDHPARDMWDTFWLKDSKLLLRTHTSPVQIRYMEKNNPPIKIIVPGRIFRHEATDASHETNFYHVEGLVVDQETSTAHFKSIIQEFFKRFFSGSSEALRKGGQKETKIRMRPSYFPFTEPSFEIDMSCSNCQGKGCSACSQTGWMEMMGAGMVHPNVLKAAGLNPKNWQGFAFGMGLDRLAMMKYKINDIRLFYGGDLRFLNQF; via the coding sequence ATGCCAAATCTAAAATTGCTTCAAAAAAAGATTGAAAAAGATCTAAAAGAAGCTAAAAAATTGAGACAACTTGAAAACGTTTTCCAAAAATATTTAGGTAAAAAAGGCGAAATTACCGGGATTTTACGTTCTTTAAAAAACCTGTCTCAAACAAAAAGGATTAAAACTGGAAAAGAGGCGAATGAGCTTAAAAGCATTATCAAACAAAAAATAGAAGTTAAAACAAAAAAAATACGTTCCATTGAAAGGGTCGCCAAAGAAACAGGATGGATTGATATTACTATTCCCGGCAAAAAACCCTTGGCTGGCCATTTGCACCCTTTAACTTTAGTCAAAAGACAAGTTGAGGAGATATTTCAAGCAATGGGCTTTTCGGTGGTTGATGGGCCAGAAATTGAAACCGAATGGTATAATTTCGATGCCTTAAATATTCCCAAGGATCATCCGGCTCGCGACATGTGGGATACTTTTTGGCTAAAAGACAGTAAATTACTTTTAAGAACTCATACCTCTCCGGTCCAGATTAGATATATGGAAAAAAATAATCCTCCTATAAAAATTATTGTGCCCGGAAGAATTTTTCGTCACGAAGCAACTGACGCCTCCCACGAAACTAATTTCTATCACGTCGAAGGATTAGTGGTTGATCAAGAAACTTCAACTGCCCATTTTAAATCTATAATCCAGGAGTTTTTCAAAAGATTTTTTTCTGGATCCTCCGAAGCTTTACGCAAAGGAGGACAAAAAGAAACTAAGATACGCATGAGGCCGAGCTATTTTCCGTTCACTGAACCTTCTTTTGAAATAGATATGAGTTGTTCGAATTGCCAGGGCAAAGGATGTTCAGCTTGTTCCCAGACCGGCTGGATGGAAATGATGGGAGCTGGAATGGTTCATCCTAATGTCCTCAAAGCCGCTGGTCTGAATCCTAAAAACTGGCAAGGTTTTGCCTTTGGGATGGGTTTAGACAGATTGGCAATGATGAAATATAAAATCAACGACATCCGCCTTTTTTATGGCGGTGACCTAAGATTTTTAAATCAATTTTAA
- a CDS encoding NGG1p interacting factor NIF3, with amino-acid sequence MKIKEIYNLAIRMGIDSDFRGKEGIERLLKRLKEKYEKMDENQKEDFDKERLTVPFSDTRILFGDPDKEIKKILVGIDIDGGELLLAKDLGDIDLVLSHHPRGKALAGLDDVMQLQVDVLVQYGVPVNIAEKLLRKRIEEVARGIAPVNHNRAVDMAKILNISFLCIHTPSDNLVARFIEEKLKKDDPQTLGEIIKSLREVPEYREAIRIGAGPRIFVGDEENRTGKIVLTELTGGTEGAAEIYEKLAQAGAGTVIGMHISEKHREEAEKAHINVVIAGHMSSDSIGLNLFLDELEKKGIEIVPCSGLIRVKRV; translated from the coding sequence ATGAAAATAAAAGAAATTTACAATCTGGCGATTAGAATGGGAATAGATAGTGATTTTCGGGGAAAAGAGGGGATCGAGAGATTATTGAAAAGACTAAAAGAAAAATATGAGAAAATGGACGAGAATCAGAAAGAAGACTTTGATAAAGAGAGGTTAACTGTTCCTTTTTCTGATACTCGGATTCTATTTGGAGATCCGGATAAAGAAATTAAAAAGATTTTAGTAGGTATTGACATTGATGGGGGAGAGCTTTTATTGGCCAAAGACCTGGGCGATATTGATTTAGTATTGTCTCATCATCCAAGAGGAAAGGCTCTAGCCGGACTGGATGATGTGATGCAGCTTCAGGTTGATGTGCTTGTTCAATATGGCGTGCCAGTCAATATTGCTGAAAAACTTTTAAGAAAAAGAATTGAGGAAGTGGCAAGAGGCATAGCTCCTGTTAATCATAACCGAGCAGTGGATATGGCTAAAATCTTGAATATCTCTTTTTTGTGCATTCACACTCCTTCTGATAATTTGGTGGCAAGATTTATTGAAGAAAAATTAAAAAAAGACGATCCTCAAACTTTGGGAGAAATCATTAAATCTCTCAGAGAAGTTCCAGAATACAGAGAAGCTATTAGAATTGGGGCCGGCCCCAGAATTTTCGTTGGAGATGAAGAGAATCGGACAGGGAAAATTGTTCTTACCGAACTGACAGGGGGAACAGAGGGAGCAGCTGAAATTTATGAGAAATTGGCTCAGGCAGGAGCAGGAACGGTGATTGGCATGCATATATCAGAAAAGCATAGAGAGGAGGCAGAAAAAGCCCACATTAATGTGGTTATTGCCGGCCATATGTCTTCAGATTCCATTGGCCTGAATTTGTTTTTAGATGAATTAGAAAAAAAGGGAATCGAAATCGTTCCCTGTTCAGGATTAATTAGGGTAAAAAGGGTGTAA